TTTTGCAATCTCTCATCCGTCAGGCAGTTTATAAACTCACTTTGAGAGATTTTGAAGTCTATTTTCGATGTTTGCAAGAGTAAATTCTAAAAACTTAGTAGTTAGCTCAAGCCTTGAAGCGAGATCTTGCTCGCTAGTTTGCTTAAGCCCTTCAAAAAGTACCTCGATGCGTTCAGCAAGGTTTGCCAAAAAAAATTCCTCTTCGCTTATCTCTCTACTTTTTGGAGAAATTTCTATCTCGACTTTTGGCTCAAACTCTTTTGAAGCTTCTAAATTTAGTTCAAAATTTGGTTCATTTTCCACTCTCTCCTTTTCGGATTCTATTACCAAAAGCTCTTTTTTTAAATTTTCTTGCTCTAGCTCTTCTTGCTTCTTATTTTGTAAAGCCTCTATCTTTTTAAGCTCGGCGCTAACCTCACTAATTGCCATTCTAGCGATATCATCAAGCTTCATAATCTTATCAACCACCTTTTAAATTCATTTATCTCTTCATCACTTTTCATCGCTATAAAAAACTCTTTCATCTGCTCATTTTTTATCACTCGCTCTTTTCTTAGTCCGCTTAAACGATTGATCGCGCTAAGCGCATCTTTGTTTGAGGGGTCTTGCTTCAAGATGTTCTTGTAAATTTCAAGTGCATCATCTTTTAGTCCTTGAGCTTCGTAGATGAG
This genomic interval from Campylobacter concisus contains the following:
- a CDS encoding GlcNAc transferase, which codes for MKLDDIARMAISEVSAELKKIEALQNKKQEELEQENLKKELLVIESEKERVENEPNFELNLEASKEFEPKVEIEISPKSREISEEEFFLANLAERIEVLFEGLKQTSEQDLASRLELTTKFLEFTLANIENRLQNLSK